In Miscanthus floridulus cultivar M001 chromosome 19, ASM1932011v1, whole genome shotgun sequence, the DNA window CATAGCTAAAATAAAAGTGGGCCAAACCACCTTTTATTTCCTATCAACAGACAAACTTCACATCTTCAAAGAAGTGTGCAACAACCAATCCAATGCAAAGAAACGGTTTCTCCATCATATATCAATCCATCTTTTCAACTTTTCATCAGTTCTTCATCTTACTCCTATATATGAAAGATATGTGTCATTTCTTCTCACAGCTGATCATTGGGGTTGTTCAACCATGACATTTGCCTGCACATGCACCAAAAgacaaagagaaagaaaaatACATGGTGAGATCAGAGGCAATTACAAGCAAATAAACAGTATATACTATATACATGCATGTTACTATTTAATAAGCTTTTTTTTTGAATCCTAttcctagctagctagtagtagccatatatatatacttgtaTGTAGCTACAAATTTTAGTGaggatatatatataatttacatACATATTAATACTTGTATAGATAGAAATTTTAATCCTACTAGGTAGAAAATATATATAAGTAAATAATAAAGTTGATGCATGGCATGGTATGCTAGCTGCTATAGTGCTACGGCTTACTCACTCTAGCAATTCTCTCCAACTGTCACTGTTGGGGTCAAAATCCAAGGTGAGGCTCTCCAGGCCGTCGAACGGGCTCGACGCCAGCGTCTCCTCGCACGGGGATGGGGTCGACGACGTGCCGACGCCGTTGCCGGCATTACACCCCTCGGCTGCCGGTGCCGAAGGTGGCGGCATCGCGGCAGCAGTGATGTTGCTCCCAGTGGTGGCCCCGCTGTGGCCGAGCTCCGTGGAGCTGAGCCCGTCCCAGGCGAGCCCGTAGAGGGAGTAGGTGGAGGACATGGACGACGACATGCCCTGCGTGACGGCCGGCACGCTGGTCAACGCCGGCAGGCTGAGCATGCCGTCGTACTGCTGGACGACCCTGCTGGCGGTGGTGGTGCTCTGCTGGTCGACGCCGCTGAGCAGCTGGTGGCCACCGCTGACCGCCCCTCCTCCattggcggcggcgaggagggtcATGAGGTCGACGGTAGGCGCGGCGGGGGCGGTTAGGacgcggacgaggccctccaggagCTGGTACTTGGCGGCGTCGGCCTGGAGCCTGAGCGCGTTGATGTCCCAGCTAGCATgcgcggcggcggctgcagcgAGTGGACCACCACCACCGTGACCGTGACCACCAGCGGCGGCCGCGAGGTTGGCTGCGGCGAGGAGGTTGGTGAATCCGCCGGCGGCGAGGAGGTTAAGGTCGGTGCGTCGCTGGTGCGTGACGGGGTCGATCCCCATGTTCAGCAGCTTCTTGCGGAGGTGCGTGTTCCAGTAGTTCTTGATCTCGTTGTCGGTGCGGCCGGGGAGCTTGGTGGCGATGGAGGACCACTTGTTGCCGAGGAGGGAGTGAAGGTGGATGATGAGCTTATCCTCGTCGTCGGTGAACCGCCCGCGCTTGATGTCCGGGCGGAGGTAGTTGGTCCAGCGGAGGCGGCAGCTCTTGCCGCAGCGGTTGAGGCCGGCGAGCTTGGGCAGGCGGCGCCAGCTCCCGTGCCCGTGCTCATTTATGTAGTCGACGAGCAGCTTGTCCTCCTCCGGCGTCCACGGGCCTTTCTTCACCCCCGCGTCCTGGTCGCAGCACGGTGACCTCCCCATTGTATTGCTTGCTTGCTTCGACGACGATCGACCTTGCTTGGCTTTGGACTTGGAgagaggatgacgatgacgataAGGAAGAAGCTaagagaggaggagaggaaggaatGCAACGAAGGTCTTGTGTGGTTCGTTGGGGTGGATGGCAGGGGGGTTTTATAGAGGTTTGTTAGCGAGATAATCTAGGGTACGGAGGTGGCGTGCATGACAGCAAAATCATAGTACTAGTGGCACACATGATAGCATAGAAGCATGCATGGCTGCTGAGCAAGGAAGCTACTACTGCATAGGTGGATGTGGTGCCGGCCGGCCAAAAGAAGTCTTTGCTTGTGTGCAGGAGACGCCGCAcagcttcctctctctctctctctcactccctcTCTAATTTCTCTGTGCTGACCTCAGAGAGAGATTAGAAGGAGCTTGCATTAGTCTAAGACGTCGTCGTTAATAGGCCAATGCGATGCATGCAGACTAGctcaggctttgttgttgttgcttATTAAGCATGTACTGCCTAGCTAGCTAGTTTCTCTCACCATCAGTTAGATATGCAACTGTGTGTGTTTCTTGTGTTTGTTGATTATGCTCCGTACGCACTCCCACTTTATTAGTTACTACATTTCCTGGCAGCAGCACAGCACACAGTGCAAGTGGCATCGTGTCCTCATCACCGCTTACACATATTCATACACACGTACGCATGCAACAGCCTGCTAGCTGCATTCCTAGctaatatatatatttgtatatcATATAAATTCTCCCAAAATTTAATCAAATAGACTAGAAGAAGCTTCCTTATTAGCTTCCCATGCACAGATACTAGTTAGTACTATACTTACGTCGTTGTGATGTGATGTGATGatgccatctctctctctctacgagTCTACGTACATATATAATACAATGCATACATCTACATATGCATGCGGATATGCCCCATGCATTATTGTTAAGCTAGCGACGTGCACGTACGAGCTACGTCGTATACGACGTAAGTAGATGTGGTgcggcatgcatgcatcatgcatgtgcACCACCACACCAGAGGCAaccgtatgtatatatatatatatgtactcaGCATGCATACCGTACGTACGTGATGTGTATACTAGTGTACTATAGCATATCCTTAGACTATTTTGTTTATTTGGCCGTATATATCATGCATGTATTCCTGTCGTACTACTGCTAATCATTTGACCTGTTACTACTAGCTAGCTTCAACGAGGAAGCAAACACATTTCCATCACATATACACAGGCATACATGCATAGTACTAGAGAGTGACATGTATATATAGCAATAtggaatactccctccgtcctatatATAAAAATACTATTATTAGTCTGTTGGACAGTATATAAACGGATACTccatttaataataataataataaataataatttGTGTATCCAATCACAGGTACGTACCTTTATTATTATTAGGTTGCTAATTAATTGTTGTTTAGGGCGTGAAGTGAGCAGTGAATTAGGATGGAACAGGGGCCGGAGAGGTTGTCACGTGTGCAGGGGGCAGAGGAGAATTAGGTTTCATGCAACCTGACCTGACACGTACGTGCCGCGCGTCTCCCCAGCAAGGAGCAAAGAACAAGGAACTACCTGCCTGTTTCTTAATTATTAGCGTGTGTTGTATATGTTAGTTGTGTGTGTCACACGCACGCAAACGCAATTTAGGTTGGTCATCTCACCCTGATACGACCGGAGCCGGAGACACCGTACCGAGACAGACATGCATGAGGCATGCATGAGATGACATGACACacccaaagccaaagccaaagccacaCCACACGGTCATTAGAGGGGTTCGGAGGGCCTGTATTAGGGGGCCCACCTGACCAGTAGGGGCTCTGGCTAGCTAGCCCCATGCATGTGGGGCCCACCTAACCCCTGGATGTGTGCTCACCGCTGGCCCAACTGGCCCtgctatctgctagtatatcatctcaattatctgctagctagctgctgctttgcccaaagtgatgatgatgacctgcAGATTGACTAGCACCCAAGCTTcatttttttggaaaataaatGAATAAATGTATACATGTAATATTAATGCGTGGTGCTTGAGCATATATGTGCACGGCTGACTTTGCAACATCTTGGTCATGTGTGGCTTGCTTGCttattaggctgtgtttagttggagggAAAGTTGGAActcgggtactgtagcactttcgtttttatttggtaaatagtattcaatcatggactaatcaggctcaaaacgttcgtctcgcgatttccaatcaaactgtgcaattagtttttttttcgtctacatttaatacgtactccatgcacgtatcgtaagattcgatgtgacgagtactgtagcacttttttgaactATTTTTGGAACTGAACGCAGGCTTAGTAGTTGttttgcatggctatgtgtgtgtgtgtacatTACATATATGGGAGTGAACATTCTAGCCATGTGTGTGTACTGTTGCCCACAACACATGGCAATTTGACTTTTGGATTCATTGTTAATGCGGGGGCTCAAAAATGGTGTTTACCCATCTTGTGGACAAATTGATGATACATACCCCTCCATCGCATAGCTTATATGCATGCACGCATGTATATGAAATGTGACAGCTTAATTAGGACAATAATAAAGCCTTGCTGATGAGAAGATTAGTTGTGCAACTGGAAATGATCCTGTGGTCCTAGAATCCTTGTGGACATGCATACCGGTTTGGTACGTTGTGAGAAGTGGCCACAAAACCACAAGCAAAAAGGAATATTTTGGTCACAATCTTCATCAAGTGCGTGTATCCATCGAAAGAGCTAGCGCAGGCATGTACAGTATAAGAAGTAAGGGAGAAGAATATGTTGTACTCAGGACATTGATTGCAGGATAGTGATATATATGTTCGAAAATATGATTAGTTGGTACTGTTCATTTCATGTATGTATATGCTTGTGCAGGATATTCATTATTGCAAGCAGTTTCATATCAAGGACTGCACTGTGCAGTGTACACTGGTGGTTTTTAGCTGCACATCACAATGCTTGAGGGCCTCTTGTTCTGCCCATATCAATGTACTCCCTTCATCCTAAATTTAATCAACTACTTTTAGAGTTATCCTAAGTCAAAgtatttttaagtttgactaagtttatatctAGAAAAGAGCACCAATATCTATGATACTAAATTAGTATCACTAGATGCAtacatcataaaatatattttcataatatacttaTTTGGCGGCATAGATGCATATTATTTTGGAACTGAAGGACACATTTAATTGGTTAATGTTTCACCAAACACACTACTTTCTCTAAGATAAAGGCGATATGTTGCGCGGTAAAATTGAATACTTTGATGTTTGAATTAGTATAATACATGTGTATAATAATACAATATGTAAAGGAAGCTTCCTCTCTACCATGCACCTATAGTATGCCGCTGTTGTCATCCTTGATGACTAATAATAATGGACGCTCATCAGAAAGGAATGCCAGAGCTTTTGAATGTTTGAACtgcaaggagaagaggagaaataGAGTGTAAATTTCACCGCGccatgttcgcttgagcttatcagtCAGAATCAACCTAATTTTTCAGCCCTATGAAACAGCCATAGCCGCAATAAGTCCTGCCATGCATCTCGTTGGTCAGCTGCACATATATATAGAGCTAGCCGTACATCTCAATCCATGTTGCATGGATCAGCCAGCTAAACTTGTCCTTCATGTTCTGATCAAACTAACCAGCTAGCCAATGCAATATATACTTGTGGATATATATAAGTGTGCTAGCTGGACACATTACTCATTAATTAAACCACAACT includes these proteins:
- the LOC136528428 gene encoding transcription factor MYB39-like encodes the protein MGRSPCCDQDAGVKKGPWTPEEDKLLVDYINEHGHGSWRRLPKLAGLNRCGKSCRLRWTNYLRPDIKRGRFTDDEDKLIIHLHSLLGNKWSSIATKLPGRTDNEIKNYWNTHLRKKLLNMGIDPVTHQRRTDLNLLAAGGFTNLLAAANLAAAAGGHGHGGGGPLAAAAAAHASWDINALRLQADAAKYQLLEGLVRVLTAPAAPTVDLMTLLAAANGGGAVSGGHQLLSGVDQQSTTTASRVVQQYDGMLSLPALTSVPAVTQGMSSSMSSTYSLYGLAWDGLSSTELGHSGATTGSNITAAAMPPPSAPAAEGCNAGNGVGTSSTPSPCEETLASSPFDGLESLTLDFDPNSDSWRELLEQMSWLNNPNDQL